The following is a genomic window from Parabacteroides johnsonii DSM 18315.
TGCATTGGGTACGAACGGAAACTTCCTGCTGATGCATTCCGTAGGAAGCATCCCTCACAATTCAGAAATAGATGTTCCGCTGAACTATGCCGATTATTATTATCTGGAGGCATTGAAACGTAAACGGGATATCGAGAAAGGTATTTAATCGGGATTCGAACCATCCGATGATGACTAAATATCATACCTATAAACTATCTTTGCATTGTTAATTAGAATAACATGAAAATAGGAAAATTGATTTTTGCATTGGCATTTCTACTGTTGTTTGCCGATGCTTCGATGGCTGCCAAGTGGAAAGCCAAACATGTAGTTTTGATCGGGCTGGATGGCTGGGGCGCTTATAGCGTGGACAAGGCCGATATGCCGAATGTGAAGAAGTTGATGGCAGAAGGGTCTTATACGTTGAAAAAACGCTCCGTCCTTCCGTCTTCCAGTGCCGTGAACTGGGCTTCCATGTATATGGGAGCGGGGCCGGAACTTCATGGTTATACGGAATGGGGATCGCAGACTCCGGATCTGCCTTCCCGTGTGGTGAATAAGAACGGTATTTTCCCGACTATATTCAGTTTGCTGCGCGAATCTGATCCGAAAGCCGAAATCGGCTGTATTTGTGAATGGGCGGGAATCCGGTATGTATGCGATACGTTGGCACTGAGCTACGATAAAAACATTACGGATAAACCTCAGAATCCGGCAACAGCCAAATGTGCAGTCGAATATATCAAGCGGGCACATCCGGCATTGGTGAATATCGTTTTCGACGAACCTGACCATGTCGGCCATGCAGAAGGCCATGATACGCCAGCCTATTATGAAAAGCTGAAAGAGCTTGACGGATATATCGGCCAGATCATTCAGGCGGTTAAGGATGCGGGCCTATTGGATGAGACGATCTTTATCGTTACGGCTGATCATGGCGGTATCAAAAAGGGACATGGCGGCAAGACAATGGAAGAAATGGAGACTGCCTTTATTATTGCCGGCAAGGGAATCAAGAAAGGTTATGAATTCCAGGAAAGCATGATGCAGTTCGACTGTGCTTCGACAATCGCTTATATCTTCGGGTTGAAACAACCGCAGGTCTGGATCGGTCGTCCGATGGTTCAGGTGTTTAAGTGATGGATTGAATCGTTTCGGGACCACTGTCGCAGTGGTCGGAGGAGGACTTCCGCAGTCGTTAGTCAGCGTCTGTGGAAGTCTTTTTTTCTGCCCTTTTCCTGTATTCAGCCGGGGTAATTTCAAACTGAGCTTTGAAACAGCGGGTGAAATAACGTGGCGAGCCGAAGCCCAGCCGGTCGGAAATGTCGGCGATCTGCAAATCCGGTTGAGCCGTCAACATGGTTGCGGCTCGCTTTAGTTTACAGCTGAGGACAAAGTCGTTTGGTGTCATACCGGTCAGTGCCTTGAATTTGGCGTACAACGAACTCCGGCTGAGTCCCAGTTCGCGGGCCATCATGTTCATGTCGAAGTCGATGTTATCGAGGTTCTTTTCAATGATCGAGTTGACCGTGTCCAGAAATTTTTGGTCTATCGGATTGCTTGCCAGCGATTGCGCATCGAAATCTTTCTGCTGGCTGAATTTCTTTTGCAGGATAATACGGTTGCGGACCAGGTTATTACAGCGTGCCAGCAGTACCTTTGCATTGAACGGTTTATTGATATAGTCGTCGGCGCCCCGTTGCAATCCTTCGATG
Proteins encoded in this region:
- a CDS encoding alkaline phosphatase — protein: MKIGKLIFALAFLLLFADASMAAKWKAKHVVLIGLDGWGAYSVDKADMPNVKKLMAEGSYTLKKRSVLPSSSAVNWASMYMGAGPELHGYTEWGSQTPDLPSRVVNKNGIFPTIFSLLRESDPKAEIGCICEWAGIRYVCDTLALSYDKNITDKPQNPATAKCAVEYIKRAHPALVNIVFDEPDHVGHAEGHDTPAYYEKLKELDGYIGQIIQAVKDAGLLDETIFIVTADHGGIKKGHGGKTMEEMETAFIIAGKGIKKGYEFQESMMQFDCASTIAYIFGLKQPQVWIGRPMVQVFK